A region of Chitinophaga horti DNA encodes the following proteins:
- a CDS encoding LytR/AlgR family response regulator transcription factor — translation MKVLIIEDEALSAHHLKNMLREVDPDIEVTAVLDSIESAVRYFAARPQLDLIFMDIELGDGQSFEIFNRVNVDWPVIFTTAYQEHALKAFKLNSVDYLLKPMNREEVMAAILKFRKWHAHRGTPNQGLNTMLGEMNGEAFKSRYLAKSGTRLISVSLPDIAYFYTKDKLQFIKTRSNQDFIIDKRLDEIEGETDPNVFFRVNRQFIVNYTNIEKVHTWFSGKLKVQVQPAAYEEIIVSRLRANEFKKWLGE, via the coding sequence ATGAAAGTGCTGATTATCGAGGATGAAGCCCTCTCTGCTCATCATCTCAAAAACATGCTCCGGGAAGTAGATCCCGATATTGAAGTGACTGCGGTGCTGGACAGCATTGAGTCGGCGGTACGTTACTTCGCTGCCCGTCCGCAGCTGGACCTCATTTTTATGGATATAGAACTGGGCGACGGACAAAGCTTCGAGATCTTCAACCGTGTAAACGTAGACTGGCCGGTGATTTTCACCACCGCTTACCAGGAGCATGCGTTGAAAGCATTTAAACTGAACAGCGTAGATTACCTCCTCAAACCCATGAACCGTGAGGAAGTGATGGCGGCCATTCTGAAGTTCCGTAAATGGCATGCCCATCGCGGTACGCCTAACCAGGGATTAAACACCATGCTAGGCGAGATGAACGGCGAAGCGTTTAAATCGCGCTACCTCGCGAAAAGCGGTACCCGCCTCATTTCTGTGTCTTTGCCAGATATTGCTTACTTCTACACGAAAGATAAATTACAATTCATTAAAACCCGTAGCAACCAGGATTTCATCATCGATAAACGATTGGATGAAATTGAGGGAGAAACCGATCCCAACGTGTTTTTCAGGGTGAACAGGCAGTTTATCGTGAACTATACCAACATCGAAAAAGTGCATACCTGGTTTAGCGGTAAACTGAAAGTACAGGTGCAACCTGCGGCTTATGAAGAGATTATTGTGAGCAGGCTGCGCGCCAATGAATTTAAGAAATGGCTCGGTGAATAA
- a CDS encoding AraC family transcriptional regulator — protein MLNEPQLPVVDLHEICKPLKDEQFSLFRHEREGVFNLTQAHKHNFFMLFFVTAGGGLHHIDFTKYEVTPGSVFFLAPGQAHNWDLQAETTGFQLMYGPEFCIFPARQWPFFSAGAHPLIQPAAAAFEGMLQELTKMEEEYSLADMFSIRLLNHRLWVLLTLLERSYEQVYPLVNASGVRLVVKNFLELLEQHYKDQGAVEFYADQLHITPQYLNIACKKETGLTAGHCIRSRLVLEAKRMLSLTAQDVKEIAFDLGFSDSSYFSRFFRRYGGVSPVEFRRAAQRMP, from the coding sequence ATGTTAAACGAGCCTCAATTACCTGTTGTCGACCTCCATGAAATATGCAAGCCCCTTAAGGACGAGCAGTTCAGTCTCTTTCGCCACGAGCGGGAGGGGGTGTTCAACCTTACCCAGGCCCACAAGCATAACTTCTTCATGCTCTTCTTCGTTACAGCCGGCGGCGGTTTACATCACATCGACTTTACAAAATACGAGGTAACGCCCGGCTCTGTTTTCTTTCTGGCACCCGGACAGGCGCATAACTGGGACCTGCAAGCGGAAACTACCGGTTTTCAACTGATGTATGGTCCGGAGTTCTGCATCTTTCCTGCAAGACAATGGCCCTTCTTTTCCGCCGGTGCGCATCCTTTGATACAGCCTGCTGCCGCTGCTTTCGAAGGCATGCTGCAGGAGTTGACAAAGATGGAAGAAGAATACAGTCTGGCAGATATGTTTTCCATCCGCCTGCTTAATCATCGTTTATGGGTGTTGCTTACCCTGCTCGAGCGTAGTTACGAGCAGGTGTATCCCCTGGTGAATGCGTCGGGGGTACGCCTGGTTGTAAAAAACTTCCTGGAGCTATTGGAGCAACATTATAAAGACCAGGGCGCGGTGGAGTTTTATGCCGATCAGCTTCACATCACGCCTCAATACCTCAACATCGCCTGTAAAAAAGAAACCGGTTTAACGGCCGGCCATTGCATTCGCAGCCGCCTGGTGCTGGAAGCCAAACGTATGCTGTCGCTCACCGCGCAGGATGTAAAGGAGATAGCCTTTGACCTGGGCTTTTCTGATTCATCGTACTTCTCGAGGTTCTTCCGGCGGTATGGAGGTGTTTCGCCGGTGGAGTTCAGGAGGGCGGCGCAAAGGATGCCGTAG
- a CDS encoding ankyrin repeat domain-containing protein, which translates to MQVRMSDEVLGKGWLMGRMLLETTDEDGRTPLTLALYRGDTALAAMLIVAGANVNKQDKLSNSPFLLAGAKGYTEIVRLCMLHSANYRVFNRYGGTALIPACERGHVATVAALLTDKRFPIDHMNYLGWTALLETVILGDGGPQFQAITRMLVQAGADVNQPDKEGFTALQHAVSRGWTEIVQLLIRAGAK; encoded by the coding sequence ATGCAAGTGAGAATGAGCGATGAGGTTTTAGGTAAAGGCTGGTTGATGGGGCGGATGCTTTTAGAAACGACAGACGAAGATGGGAGAACGCCCCTGACCCTTGCCCTTTATCGCGGAGACACTGCCCTGGCGGCCATGCTGATTGTAGCAGGGGCCAATGTGAACAAACAGGATAAGTTAAGTAACTCGCCCTTCCTGCTGGCAGGGGCGAAAGGATATACGGAAATCGTAAGGCTGTGCATGCTGCATAGCGCAAATTACCGTGTATTTAACCGCTACGGCGGAACAGCGTTGATCCCGGCCTGCGAACGCGGGCATGTTGCTACGGTGGCGGCGCTGCTGACGGACAAAAGATTTCCCATCGATCATATGAATTACCTCGGCTGGACAGCACTGCTGGAAACCGTTATCCTCGGGGATGGCGGGCCGCAGTTCCAGGCAATTACACGGATGCTGGTACAGGCTGGTGCGGACGTAAACCAGCCAGACAAAGAGGGTTTTACCGCTTTGCAACACGCCGTGTCGCGTGGATGGACCGAAATAGTGCAGTTGTTGATACGAGCGGGTGCGAAGTAA
- a CDS encoding YheT family hydrolase, with the protein MRNGHIATIYPSLFRRVKSVPYSRTRLHTPDGDFLDLDFSRTGSDRIVIILHGLEGNAARPYVLGMVNSFNEGGYDTVSVNFRSCSGEPNLLLRSYHSGETGDLHMVVEYLAASGQYKSISLIGFSLGGNVTLKYVGERGKDLHPLIKGAVGISVPCDLKSGAIELERRSNYVYMQRFIRELGEKLQAKQAKFDINLDGFNTIKTFRQFDDRFTAPIHGYENAETYWAACSSRQFIPQINIPVLLVNALDDPFLGKGCYPYEEAAAHDLFVFEAPKYGGHVGFAEWGAGRYWSEQRAFRFIDDLY; encoded by the coding sequence ATGCGGAACGGACACATCGCCACCATTTACCCTTCGCTGTTCCGCCGGGTTAAAAGTGTGCCGTACAGTCGTACGCGCCTTCATACGCCCGATGGCGATTTTCTTGACCTGGACTTTAGCCGCACAGGCAGCGATCGCATCGTGATCATCCTGCATGGGCTGGAAGGGAACGCTGCCCGTCCGTATGTGCTGGGTATGGTCAACTCATTTAACGAGGGGGGATACGATACCGTGTCTGTCAACTTCCGCAGTTGCAGCGGTGAGCCGAACCTGTTGTTGCGCAGCTACCACAGCGGCGAAACCGGCGATCTGCATATGGTGGTAGAATACCTGGCCGCCTCCGGCCAATATAAAAGCATTAGCCTGATAGGTTTTTCATTGGGCGGGAACGTGACCCTCAAATATGTAGGCGAGCGGGGTAAAGACCTGCATCCGCTCATTAAAGGCGCGGTCGGCATCTCGGTGCCCTGCGACCTTAAAAGTGGCGCTATTGAGCTGGAAAGGCGGTCCAATTATGTGTACATGCAACGGTTCATCCGCGAGTTGGGGGAGAAGCTGCAGGCCAAGCAGGCGAAGTTCGATATCAACCTGGATGGATTTAATACCATCAAAACCTTCCGGCAGTTTGACGACCGCTTTACCGCGCCCATCCACGGGTATGAAAATGCCGAAACCTATTGGGCGGCGTGCAGCAGCCGGCAATTCATCCCGCAGATAAATATCCCGGTATTACTCGTGAACGCCTTGGATGATCCATTTCTGGGCAAAGGTTGTTATCCCTATGAAGAAGCGGCAGCGCATGACCTGTTTGTCTTCGAAGCCCCTAAATATGGCGGTCACGTCGGTTTTGCCGAATGGGGCGCCGGCAGGTACTGGTCCGAGCAAAGAGCTTTCCGGTTTATCGACGACCTGTACTAG
- a CDS encoding group III truncated hemoglobin — protein sequence MNDISTREDLLLLVNEFYRKATIDPVIGHFFTEVIKLDFSEHIPLIASFWENILLDGTSYKGGTMVKHIMLNRLSPMQPEHFERWLGLWEQTVTSHFEGPKALEAVNRAHSIAGIMQFKVGAHGNAG from the coding sequence ATGAATGATATTAGCACCCGTGAGGATTTACTATTGTTAGTCAATGAGTTCTACCGCAAGGCCACCATCGACCCGGTGATCGGGCACTTCTTTACGGAAGTGATCAAGCTGGATTTCAGCGAACATATTCCGCTGATCGCCTCTTTCTGGGAAAACATATTACTGGATGGCACTTCTTACAAGGGAGGTACCATGGTGAAACATATTATGCTCAACCGCCTGTCGCCCATGCAGCCCGAACACTTCGAGCGCTGGCTGGGCCTTTGGGAGCAAACCGTAACATCCCATTTTGAAGGACCGAAAGCCCTGGAGGCCGTCAACCGGGCGCACTCCATTGCAGGCATCATGCAATTTAAGGTCGGCGCACACGGTAATGCTGGTTAA
- a CDS encoding MerC domain-containing protein, translated as METNNRKIAYQQKWDMISIGASLACAVHCVLLPVLFTTLPLFGMEILENIYLEVFTILVSLFVGGRALWRGYRLHHGRKSLLYVFLVGMLLMVSGNLLHGSLVEVGFKLGGAVLVVWAHVKNWQYGRDGGTCKTVSISGRQ; from the coding sequence ATGGAAACGAACAACAGGAAGATAGCTTACCAGCAAAAATGGGATATGATCAGCATTGGCGCATCGCTGGCCTGCGCGGTACATTGTGTGCTGTTACCCGTTCTGTTTACCACGCTTCCCCTCTTTGGCATGGAGATTCTCGAAAACATTTATTTAGAAGTGTTTACCATCCTGGTATCGCTGTTCGTAGGTGGGCGCGCGTTATGGCGTGGCTATCGTTTGCATCATGGCCGCAAGTCTTTGCTATACGTGTTTTTAGTAGGTATGTTACTGATGGTGAGCGGCAATTTACTGCATGGCAGCCTGGTGGAAGTCGGCTTTAAGCTGGGCGGCGCGGTGCTGGTGGTTTGGGCGCATGTGAAAAACTGGCAGTATGGCCGTGACGGTGGTACCTGCAAAACGGTTAGCATTTCTGGCCGCCAGTAG
- a CDS encoding PQQ-binding-like beta-propeller repeat protein has protein sequence MFNYPGRLILCSAVLLASCHQTPEKNYDTWTVYNGSKEGLKYSSLNQVDTSNVQLLKPVWEYHAGDADTISSSQIQCNPIVVNGVLYAVSPQLKLLALDAATGKEKWVFNPYKDADASSVHALRGVSYWEEGEDKRVFFTAGPHLFAINANTGAPINAFADSGRLPLHSDLGEAARDLFVVTTSPGMIYKDMIIIGSRVSEEADAAPGHIRSYDVRSGKLRWIFHTIPQPGEEGFSDWKDPEAYKFIGGANAWSGFSLDEERGILFAPTGSASFDFYGGKRKGANLYADCLLALDANTGKRLWHFQDIHHNIWDRDLPAPPALVTVKHDGKKIDAVAQVTKAGFVFLLDRETGKPLFPVEERPVPDTGLLPGEEAWPTQPFPVKPAPFTRHHMTEKDFNYLLPDSSLAEVRNRWSTLRKGHIFMPPSREGTLVFPGFDGGAEWGGPAVDPTTGILYINANEMPWVLTMVDAKEKPSGKKETNLAAGKRLYHQNCMTCHGPERQGGGNYPSLINIKDKYTVPQFVDLVNNGRRMMPGFKHLPAEEKEAIASYLLEVKSQQGLVYNGPQQPADTSRDLPYSSTGYNKFLTKDKLPAISPPWGTLNAINLNTGEFVWRDTLGVDPHFADRGIKTGTENYGAPVVTAGGLLFIAATRDAKIRAFHKATGKLLWEAQLPAAGYATPAVYSVNGKQYLVIACGGGKLGTKSGDSYIAFALP, from the coding sequence ATGTTCAATTATCCCGGCCGGCTGATACTATGTTCCGCAGTATTACTCGCATCTTGTCATCAAACACCCGAAAAAAATTACGACACCTGGACCGTCTATAACGGCAGCAAAGAAGGACTCAAGTATTCTTCCCTTAACCAGGTAGATACGTCCAACGTTCAATTGTTGAAGCCCGTATGGGAGTATCATGCAGGCGATGCAGATACGATCAGTTCTTCGCAGATCCAATGTAACCCGATCGTCGTGAACGGCGTATTGTATGCCGTATCTCCACAACTTAAATTACTCGCACTGGATGCCGCTACCGGTAAGGAAAAGTGGGTATTTAATCCGTATAAGGATGCCGATGCTTCGTCTGTACACGCTTTGCGGGGTGTGAGTTATTGGGAGGAAGGGGAGGATAAGCGGGTGTTTTTTACGGCGGGCCCTCATCTCTTCGCCATCAATGCCAATACCGGTGCGCCCATCAACGCCTTTGCAGATAGTGGCCGCCTGCCTTTACACAGCGATTTGGGAGAAGCGGCGCGTGATCTGTTCGTCGTCACTACATCTCCCGGCATGATTTATAAAGATATGATCATCATTGGTTCGCGCGTGTCCGAGGAAGCCGATGCCGCACCGGGACACATCCGCAGCTACGACGTTCGCAGCGGTAAACTGCGCTGGATTTTTCACACTATTCCGCAGCCGGGTGAGGAAGGCTTCTCTGACTGGAAAGATCCGGAAGCGTATAAGTTTATCGGCGGCGCCAATGCCTGGTCGGGCTTTAGCCTGGATGAGGAACGAGGGATTCTTTTTGCGCCTACCGGTTCGGCCTCTTTCGACTTTTACGGTGGCAAACGCAAAGGCGCTAATCTTTATGCGGACTGCCTCTTAGCCCTGGATGCCAACACCGGTAAACGCCTCTGGCACTTCCAGGATATTCATCATAACATCTGGGACCGCGACCTGCCAGCGCCACCAGCGTTAGTAACGGTTAAGCATGATGGAAAAAAGATAGATGCCGTGGCGCAGGTGACCAAAGCGGGTTTCGTGTTTTTGCTAGATCGTGAAACCGGCAAACCGCTATTCCCCGTAGAGGAGCGCCCGGTGCCCGATACGGGTTTGTTGCCCGGCGAGGAGGCTTGGCCTACACAACCCTTCCCGGTGAAGCCAGCGCCGTTTACGCGCCATCACATGACTGAAAAAGATTTTAATTATTTACTGCCTGATTCTTCATTAGCGGAGGTGCGTAACCGTTGGTCGACGTTGCGTAAAGGACATATATTCATGCCTCCTTCCCGCGAGGGCACGCTCGTATTTCCGGGCTTCGATGGCGGCGCAGAATGGGGCGGGCCTGCAGTCGATCCTACGACGGGCATCCTGTACATCAATGCGAACGAGATGCCCTGGGTACTCACCATGGTAGATGCTAAAGAGAAGCCGTCCGGTAAAAAGGAAACGAACCTTGCCGCCGGCAAACGCCTGTATCATCAGAACTGTATGACCTGTCATGGTCCGGAAAGGCAGGGTGGTGGCAATTATCCGTCGCTTATCAATATAAAGGATAAATATACCGTGCCGCAATTCGTAGACCTGGTGAATAACGGTCGTCGCATGATGCCCGGCTTCAAACATCTGCCTGCAGAAGAAAAAGAAGCCATTGCCAGCTACCTGTTGGAAGTGAAATCGCAGCAGGGGCTGGTGTACAACGGTCCGCAGCAGCCCGCCGATACCTCGCGCGATTTGCCGTACAGCAGTACGGGTTATAATAAGTTCTTAACGAAAGATAAGTTGCCTGCGATCAGTCCGCCCTGGGGCACCTTAAACGCCATCAACCTCAACACTGGTGAATTTGTATGGCGCGACACCCTCGGCGTAGACCCGCACTTTGCTGATCGTGGTATTAAAACCGGTACGGAGAACTATGGCGCCCCGGTGGTAACAGCAGGCGGCCTGTTGTTCATCGCCGCCACGCGCGACGCAAAGATCCGTGCCTTTCATAAAGCCACCGGTAAACTGTTATGGGAAGCGCAACTGCCCGCTGCCGGCTACGCTACGCCCGCTGTGTACTCGGTAAATGGCAAACAATACCTGGTCATCGCTTGTGGCGGCGGTAAACTCGGTACTAAGTCCGGTGACAGCTACATTGCATTCGCACTGCCCTGA
- a CDS encoding arylsulfatase: MNLKLLLFTAILAFCAPAVNAQQHKKPNIIFIIADDLGYGNLTSYNPSHKVPTPNIDRLAKEGTKFTRFYAGNTVCAPSRCALMTGKHMGHAYIRGNSREALRAQDTTIATRLRNNGYTTGMFGKWGLGEENTSGAPEKHGFDAFYGYLNQTLAHRYYTGSLVEIQQGKSVPVTIDSTQYTDDLIMQKALGFIKSNKDKPFFLYLPLTIPHAELHVPQSYIQRWLNPDGSSKFGPETPFVAAPTASYRSQPQPRAAFAGMISRLDEDVARILAQVKELGLDDNTYIFFTSDNGPHKEGGADPEYFNSNGPLRGIKRDLYEGGIRVPLLVRAPGKVPAGAVRNDIWAFWDILPTFCALSGARVPGGTDGLSFTQAIAGKPQQEQHHHLYWQFYEKVYKEAVVQGDWKLVRIKQKGEPEIVELYNLRYDLGEQQNVAKQQPVKTKELYDLAQQSKTKAEAKVFDWDVE; encoded by the coding sequence ATGAACCTGAAACTACTTCTCTTCACCGCGATTTTGGCCTTTTGTGCACCAGCCGTAAATGCACAACAACATAAAAAGCCCAACATCATCTTCATCATTGCAGATGACCTGGGTTATGGCAACCTGACTTCCTACAATCCTTCACATAAAGTACCTACGCCGAACATCGACCGGCTGGCGAAAGAAGGCACGAAGTTCACCCGCTTCTACGCAGGTAATACTGTTTGCGCACCCAGTCGTTGCGCGTTAATGACCGGCAAACATATGGGCCATGCCTATATCCGCGGCAACAGTCGCGAAGCTTTGCGAGCGCAGGATACCACCATCGCCACCCGGTTACGCAACAACGGCTATACAACGGGCATGTTTGGCAAATGGGGACTTGGAGAAGAGAACACCAGCGGCGCCCCCGAAAAGCACGGATTTGATGCCTTTTACGGCTATTTAAACCAAACACTCGCGCATCGTTACTATACGGGCAGCCTGGTGGAAATTCAACAAGGCAAAAGCGTGCCCGTAACGATCGACAGCACGCAATACACCGATGATCTCATCATGCAGAAAGCATTGGGTTTTATCAAAAGCAATAAAGACAAACCCTTCTTCCTGTACCTGCCGCTGACCATTCCGCATGCAGAGTTACATGTTCCGCAGTCTTATATCCAAAGATGGCTGAACCCCGATGGCAGCAGCAAGTTCGGTCCTGAAACGCCTTTTGTTGCTGCGCCCACTGCCAGCTATCGCTCACAACCGCAACCACGCGCCGCATTTGCCGGTATGATCAGCCGCCTCGACGAAGACGTGGCCCGCATCCTGGCCCAGGTAAAAGAGCTCGGACTCGACGATAACACGTACATCTTTTTCACCAGCGATAACGGCCCGCACAAAGAAGGCGGCGCCGATCCTGAATACTTTAACAGCAATGGCCCTTTACGTGGCATTAAACGCGACCTGTACGAAGGCGGTATTCGTGTACCCTTACTCGTTCGTGCCCCTGGTAAAGTACCCGCAGGCGCTGTTCGCAACGACATCTGGGCCTTCTGGGACATCCTGCCCACCTTCTGCGCTCTTTCCGGCGCCCGCGTGCCCGGCGGTACCGATGGATTGTCGTTCACGCAAGCCATTGCCGGCAAACCGCAGCAGGAACAGCATCACCATTTATACTGGCAGTTTTACGAAAAGGTGTACAAGGAAGCCGTGGTGCAAGGCGACTGGAAACTGGTACGCATCAAACAGAAAGGCGAACCCGAAATAGTGGAGCTGTACAACCTGCGCTATGATTTGGGTGAACAACAAAACGTAGCGAAACAGCAGCCGGTTAAGACAAAGGAGCTATATGACCTTGCGCAGCAATCGAAGACGAAGGCGGAGGCGAAAGTGTTTGATTGGGATGTTGAATAA
- a CDS encoding glycoside hydrolase family 88/105 protein translates to MKKLAYTLLSMMLAVTVTAQSLPGKKATLKALRLTNQYFANKWPDPGKVTFVKKERPSNLWTRAVYYEGLMALYNVDKKKAYYDYAVQWGEHHKWGLWGGTQTNNADNQACGQTYIDLYRIDRKPERIRDIQACLERVKNSDNVDAWWWIDALQMTMPVLTKLGVETKDTGYFRKMYEMYAYTKYKHGENGLYNPADKLWWRDKDFDPPYKEPNGEDCYWSRGNGWVVAALARVLNELPESDPHYQEYLTDYKDMLQALMPLQREDGFWNASLHDANNFGGKELTGTSLFVYGMAWGINNNIIDKKTYLPVIAKAWSAVLKDCVHPDGKLGWVQSTGKEPKDGQPVAYDKIPDFEDFGLGCFLLAGSEVYKLKK, encoded by the coding sequence ATGAAAAAACTTGCATATACACTGCTGTCGATGATGCTTGCCGTAACCGTCACGGCACAATCGCTTCCCGGTAAAAAAGCGACGTTGAAGGCGTTGCGCCTCACTAACCAATACTTCGCGAACAAGTGGCCCGATCCGGGTAAGGTAACTTTCGTGAAGAAAGAACGCCCCAGCAACTTATGGACGCGCGCCGTGTATTACGAAGGACTGATGGCCCTGTACAACGTGGATAAAAAGAAAGCTTATTATGACTACGCCGTACAATGGGGCGAGCATCATAAATGGGGCCTCTGGGGCGGTACGCAAACCAATAATGCCGACAACCAGGCTTGCGGACAAACCTACATCGATCTGTACCGCATAGATCGTAAACCTGAGCGCATCCGCGACATACAGGCCTGCCTGGAAAGAGTAAAGAACTCCGATAATGTGGACGCCTGGTGGTGGATCGATGCATTGCAAATGACCATGCCCGTGCTAACAAAGCTGGGCGTTGAAACAAAGGATACCGGCTACTTCCGTAAGATGTACGAGATGTATGCCTACACGAAATACAAACATGGGGAAAACGGCTTGTACAATCCCGCCGATAAACTCTGGTGGCGCGATAAAGATTTTGATCCGCCTTACAAAGAACCCAATGGCGAAGACTGCTACTGGAGCCGCGGCAACGGCTGGGTAGTAGCTGCGCTGGCGCGTGTATTAAATGAATTGCCGGAGTCTGATCCTCATTACCAGGAATACCTCACTGATTACAAAGACATGCTGCAGGCCCTGATGCCGTTGCAACGTGAAGATGGCTTCTGGAATGCGAGCCTGCACGATGCAAACAACTTTGGTGGCAAAGAGCTGACCGGCACATCGCTGTTCGTATACGGCATGGCCTGGGGCATCAATAATAATATCATCGACAAAAAGACTTACCTGCCCGTTATTGCCAAAGCCTGGAGCGCTGTGCTGAAAGACTGCGTGCATCCCGACGGTAAGCTGGGTTGGGTACAGAGTACAGGTAAAGAGCCTAAGGACGGGCAGCCTGTAGCCTACGACAAAATTCCCGACTTCGAAGATTTTGGTCTGGGCTGTTTCCTGCTGGCAGGAAGCGAAGTTTACAAGCTTAAAAAGTAG
- a CDS encoding rhamnogalacturonan acetylesterase: MNTRRSFLLLTILLVASSFMWMAPKPTLYIIGDSTVRNGDGSGGNGQWGWGSLVAPYFDTARIAIKNHAIGGRSSRTFITEGRWDKVLEALKPGDYVMMQFGHNDAGPLDDTARARGSIRGIGNESKDIYNPIRKQHETVYSYGHYLRKYIRDAKSKGATPIVCSPVPRDNWKDGKVKRGNEDYGKWAKEIATAEGVPFVDLNNLIADEYQGLGEEKVKALFHGDHTHTSKAGAELNAQVVANGIKKLSDCSLSNYLKEK, translated from the coding sequence ATGAATACGAGGAGATCATTTTTACTGCTCACTATCCTGCTCGTCGCTTCCTCCTTTATGTGGATGGCGCCGAAACCTACGCTTTACATTATAGGCGATTCCACCGTGCGTAACGGCGATGGTTCCGGCGGCAACGGCCAGTGGGGCTGGGGCAGCCTGGTAGCACCTTACTTCGACACGGCCCGTATCGCAATTAAGAACCACGCGATCGGTGGTCGCAGCAGCCGTACGTTTATTACAGAAGGCCGCTGGGATAAGGTGCTGGAAGCCCTTAAGCCGGGCGATTATGTGATGATGCAGTTCGGACATAATGATGCGGGTCCGCTCGACGACACCGCTCGTGCACGTGGTAGCATTCGCGGCATCGGCAATGAAAGCAAAGACATTTACAACCCGATCCGCAAGCAGCACGAAACCGTTTACAGCTACGGCCACTACCTCCGCAAATACATCCGCGATGCGAAGTCGAAAGGCGCGACGCCAATCGTATGTTCTCCTGTTCCACGCGACAACTGGAAAGACGGTAAAGTAAAACGCGGCAACGAAGATTATGGCAAATGGGCGAAAGAGATCGCGACTGCAGAAGGTGTACCCTTTGTAGACCTTAACAACCTTATTGCTGATGAATACCAGGGTTTGGGAGAAGAGAAAGTCAAAGCGCTGTTTCACGGCGACCATACCCACACCAGCAAGGCCGGTGCGGAACTGAACGCACAGGTGGTTGCGAACGGTATCAAAAAATTGTCTGACTGCTCACTGAGCAATTACCTGAAAGAAAAATAA